From the Temnothorax longispinosus isolate EJ_2023e chromosome 6, Tlon_JGU_v1, whole genome shotgun sequence genome, one window contains:
- the LOC139815310 gene encoding uncharacterized protein isoform X2 — MTGRTSLVEQKRLQWAREREEMARLGVNWGTLKSNSTYNRTHIRTYSNEVRLSLGEIKDRPSAQPFRTAGHYGSTISLKSLATESSGNGNSNLKCLDYSGGSLINLRDQVETSPVRRRSPSLPPIFNKEQQQYFCQLEQQQRDFGVEGSRYQSQKSQKLEHRRHRPNEHRESQKEARHYGSPGEEREGETSGYASDSVDVPQAGQRALPDKAASRMEMTEKTWQNPYCTTPESSLPPSRRLSPGRMGELNRPRWGSVWGQDAARGDPPPPSWLSRLGQSSQVLVINHDSASSPDSSTTGSTGSDINKVSYLRGQNIPVDAQILQERETRRQKALELQTAIKQQLEEKDRQRKEEKERRMREERLEEERIRRERERDRERFEEEQRMIREKEEAKLRKAQAMREVLEAAERLAKEERKNRRKREETTDEDTDVVTRSCNESNAIANVNDKREEQNCSQAQKQSANLTNYPEEKSGPKDAKEADNRESETDKDPREVCSRMNYADKSEDTTLDLNPRSLQVPVSKDVAIVLSGRLEDPEILSRANLQLVNLVMTPSPRRFSENAADYLSLGLNAIMRNTGSPRNPRRSSRDTSSVVVENRLLTPSKYRTPAGRDFGTQTDVESDVQELREKLQDQSIGDQGTTKDRKDTTNANRRNVDNSIISLMIVKTLCHEMSVDPREESTQSSPGEEIPMKALPRSKSQPRTTIDSRPRWNANRPGTRYRTQSEKDPHYQRRLRLRRRQIESSDEGSRSPSPDRRKSSNGKSKSRNTVRRKAKPENYDADLSMDSLNSVVPLRIDKDGKINIEERAEKLRSKNDANHAKRPDDDSSNVWCGQEILSKLTSLRSGLLMKQIEWDSERCLVSPAASEIF, encoded by the exons ATGACCGGGAGAACGTCACTGGTGGAACAGAAGAGACTCCAGTGGGCGAGGGAAAGGG AAGAAATGGCTCGTCTTGGCGTTAATTGGGGAACCCTGAAGTCTAATAGCACGTACAACCGCACCCATATCCG TACTTACTCGAACGAAGTCCGATTGTCTTTGGGGGAAATAAAGGATAGGCCTTCGGCGCAACCCTTCCGTACCGCCGGACATTACGGGAGCACCATCAGTCTGAAAAGTCTGGCAACGGAAAGTTCCGGGAATGGCAATAGCAACCTCAAGTGTCTTGACTATAGCGGCGGCAGTTTAATTAATCTTCGGGACCAGGTGGAGACTTCGCCAGTCAGACGCAGGAGCCCCAGTCTACCTCCGATTTTCAACAAGGAGCAACAGCAGTATTTCTGCCAGCTG GAACAACAGCAGCGTGACTTCGGCGTGGAGGGATCGCGATACCAGTCACAGAAATCGCAAAAACTGGAACACCGTCGCCATCGACCCAACGAGCATCGCGAGAGCCAAAAAGAGGCACGACATTACGGCTCGCCGGGCGAGGAGCGCGAAGGCGAGACTTCCGGTTACGCCAGCGATTCCGTGGATGTGCCACAGGCAGGGCAAA GAGCTCTACCTGACAAAGCAGCAAGCAGGATGGAAATGACGGAGAAAACGTGGCAAAATCCTTATTGCACCACCCCTGAAAGTTCACTGCCACCATCGAGGAGGCTCTCGCCGGGCAGAATGGGTGAACTCAACAGGCCAAGGTGGGGCAGTGTTTGGGGTCAAGACGCAGCGAGAGGCGACCCACCGCCGCCCTCCTGGCTATCAAGATTAGGACAGTCGAGCCAA GTTCTGGTAATCAATCACGACAGCGCGAGCAGCCCGGACAGTTCAACGACTGGCTCGACCGGCTCTGACATCAATAAAGTATCTTACCTTCGGGGTCAGAATATTCCAGTGGACGCGCAGATTCTTCAGGAACGGGAAACGAGACGGCAGAAAGCGCTGGAACTTCAGACTGCCATCAAGCAGCAGCTCGAGGAGAAGGACAGGCagaggaaagaggagaaagagcgGCGGATGAGGGAGGAGAGGTTGGAAGAGGAACGAAttcggcgagagagagaaagagacagagaaag ATTCGAGGAGGAGCAACGGATGATACGCGAGAAGGAGGAGGCAAAGCTGAGGAAGGCGCAGGCGATGCGCGAGGTCCTGGAAGCTGCGGAGCGGCTGGCGAAGGAAGAACGGAAGAATCGGCGGAAGCGAGAGGAGACCACCGACGAGGACACCGACGTCGTGACGCGGTCTTGCAACGAATCGAACGCGATCGCGAATGTGAACGACAAACGCGAAGAACAGAATTGCTCGCAGGCACAGAAACAAAGCGCGAACTTGACCAATTATCCCGAGGAAAAGTCCGGCCCGAAGGACGCCAAGGAAGCCGACAATCGAGAAAGCGAGACCGACAAAGATCCGAGGGAAGTTTGTTCACGGATGAATTACGCGGACAAGTCGGAAGATACCACGCTGGACCTGAACCCGAGATCCCTCCAGGTTCCCGTGAGCAAGGACGTGGCAATCGTGCTGAGCGGCCGACTGGAGGATCCAGAGATCCTGAGCAGGGCAAATCTGCAGCTGGTGAATTTGGTGATGACGCCAAGCCCGCGCAGATTCTCGGAGAACGCCGCGGATTATCTCTCGCTGGGGCTCAACGCGATCATGAGGAATACTGGAAGTCCTAGAAATCCGAGGAGGTCCTCGAGGGACACCTCGTCGGTCGTCGTAGAGAACAGACTGTTGACGCCGAGCAAGTACAGAACGCCGGCCGGCCGGGACTTCGGCACGCAGACAGATGTAGAATCCGATGTCCAGGAGCTGCGGGAGAAGCTGCAGGATCAATCAATCGGAGACCAAGGTACCACGAAGGACCGGAAGGACACGACGAACGCCAACCGAAGAAACGTTGACAA TTCGATAATAAGCTTGATGATCGTAAAGACGCTTTGTCATGAAATGTCTGTCGATCCGCGCGAGGAAAGTACCCA ATCGAGTCCCGGTGAAGAAATCCCTATGAAAGCACTTCCGCGATCCAAATCGCAGCCCAGAACCACGATCGATAGCAGACCGCGATGGAACGCCAATCG CCCAGGGACACGATATCGAACGCAAAGCGAAAAAGATCCGCACTATCAGAGACGATTGCGATTAAGAAGGCGACAAATCGAATCCAGCGACGAAGGGTCCAG ATCTCCGTCCCCCGACCGGCGAAAATCAAGTAACGGAAAATCAAAGAGCCGAAACACCGTCAGGCGTAAGGCAAAACCCGAGAACTACGACGCCGACCTATCGATGGACAGTCTAAATTCCGTTGTGCCTCTGCGGATCGATAAAGACGGGAAAATTAACATTGAGGAGCGTGCCGAGAAATTACGGTCGAAAAACGATGCGAATCATGCAAAACGACCGGATGACGATAGCTCTAATGTCTGGTGCGGACAAGAAATTTTGTCCAAACTAACGTCATTGAGAAGC GGACTTCTGATGAAGCAGATCGAGTGGGATTCCGAGCGATGTCTGGTCTCACCCGCTGcatccgaaattttttaa
- the LOC139815310 gene encoding uncharacterized protein isoform X4 — protein sequence MTGRTSLVEQKRLQWAREREEMARLGVNWGTLKSNSTYNRTHIRTYSNEVRLSLGEIKDRPSAQPFRTAGHYGSTISLKSLATESSGNGNSNLKCLDYSGGSLINLRDQVETSPVRRRSPSLPPIFNKEQQQYFCQLEQQQRDFGVEGSRYQSQKSQKLEHRRHRPNEHRESQKEARHYGSPGEEREGETSGYASDSVDVPQAGQRALPDKAASRMEMTEKTWQNPYCTTPESSLPPSRRLSPGRMGELNRPRWGSVWGQDAARGDPPPPSWLSRLGQSSQVLVINHDSASSPDSSTTGSTGSDINKVSYLRGQNIPVDAQILQERETRRQKALELQTAIKQQLEEKDRQRKEEKERRMREERLEEERIRRERERDRERFEEEQRMIREKEEAKLRKAQAMREVLEAAERLAKEERKNRRKREETTDEDTDVVTRSCNESNAIANVNDKREEQNCSQAQKQSANLTNYPEEKSGPKDAKEADNRESETDKDPREVCSRMNYADKSEDTTLDLNPRSLQVPVSKDVAIVLSGRLEDPEILSRANLQLVNLVMTPSPRRFSENAADYLSLGLNAIMRNTGSPRNPRRSSRDTSSVVVENRLLTPSKYRTPAGRDFGTQTDVESDVQELREKLQDQSIGDQGTTKDRKDTTNANRRNVDKSSPGEEIPMKALPRSKSQPRTTIDSRPRWNANRPGTRYRTQSEKDPHYQRRLRLRRRQIESSDEGSRSPSPDRRKSSNGKSKSRNTVRRKAKPENYDADLSMDSLNSVVPLRIDKDGKINIEERAEKLRSKNDANHAKRPDDDSSNVWCGQEILSKLTSLRSGLLMKQIEWDSERCLVSPAASEIF from the exons ATGACCGGGAGAACGTCACTGGTGGAACAGAAGAGACTCCAGTGGGCGAGGGAAAGGG AAGAAATGGCTCGTCTTGGCGTTAATTGGGGAACCCTGAAGTCTAATAGCACGTACAACCGCACCCATATCCG TACTTACTCGAACGAAGTCCGATTGTCTTTGGGGGAAATAAAGGATAGGCCTTCGGCGCAACCCTTCCGTACCGCCGGACATTACGGGAGCACCATCAGTCTGAAAAGTCTGGCAACGGAAAGTTCCGGGAATGGCAATAGCAACCTCAAGTGTCTTGACTATAGCGGCGGCAGTTTAATTAATCTTCGGGACCAGGTGGAGACTTCGCCAGTCAGACGCAGGAGCCCCAGTCTACCTCCGATTTTCAACAAGGAGCAACAGCAGTATTTCTGCCAGCTG GAACAACAGCAGCGTGACTTCGGCGTGGAGGGATCGCGATACCAGTCACAGAAATCGCAAAAACTGGAACACCGTCGCCATCGACCCAACGAGCATCGCGAGAGCCAAAAAGAGGCACGACATTACGGCTCGCCGGGCGAGGAGCGCGAAGGCGAGACTTCCGGTTACGCCAGCGATTCCGTGGATGTGCCACAGGCAGGGCAAA GAGCTCTACCTGACAAAGCAGCAAGCAGGATGGAAATGACGGAGAAAACGTGGCAAAATCCTTATTGCACCACCCCTGAAAGTTCACTGCCACCATCGAGGAGGCTCTCGCCGGGCAGAATGGGTGAACTCAACAGGCCAAGGTGGGGCAGTGTTTGGGGTCAAGACGCAGCGAGAGGCGACCCACCGCCGCCCTCCTGGCTATCAAGATTAGGACAGTCGAGCCAA GTTCTGGTAATCAATCACGACAGCGCGAGCAGCCCGGACAGTTCAACGACTGGCTCGACCGGCTCTGACATCAATAAAGTATCTTACCTTCGGGGTCAGAATATTCCAGTGGACGCGCAGATTCTTCAGGAACGGGAAACGAGACGGCAGAAAGCGCTGGAACTTCAGACTGCCATCAAGCAGCAGCTCGAGGAGAAGGACAGGCagaggaaagaggagaaagagcgGCGGATGAGGGAGGAGAGGTTGGAAGAGGAACGAAttcggcgagagagagaaagagacagagaaag ATTCGAGGAGGAGCAACGGATGATACGCGAGAAGGAGGAGGCAAAGCTGAGGAAGGCGCAGGCGATGCGCGAGGTCCTGGAAGCTGCGGAGCGGCTGGCGAAGGAAGAACGGAAGAATCGGCGGAAGCGAGAGGAGACCACCGACGAGGACACCGACGTCGTGACGCGGTCTTGCAACGAATCGAACGCGATCGCGAATGTGAACGACAAACGCGAAGAACAGAATTGCTCGCAGGCACAGAAACAAAGCGCGAACTTGACCAATTATCCCGAGGAAAAGTCCGGCCCGAAGGACGCCAAGGAAGCCGACAATCGAGAAAGCGAGACCGACAAAGATCCGAGGGAAGTTTGTTCACGGATGAATTACGCGGACAAGTCGGAAGATACCACGCTGGACCTGAACCCGAGATCCCTCCAGGTTCCCGTGAGCAAGGACGTGGCAATCGTGCTGAGCGGCCGACTGGAGGATCCAGAGATCCTGAGCAGGGCAAATCTGCAGCTGGTGAATTTGGTGATGACGCCAAGCCCGCGCAGATTCTCGGAGAACGCCGCGGATTATCTCTCGCTGGGGCTCAACGCGATCATGAGGAATACTGGAAGTCCTAGAAATCCGAGGAGGTCCTCGAGGGACACCTCGTCGGTCGTCGTAGAGAACAGACTGTTGACGCCGAGCAAGTACAGAACGCCGGCCGGCCGGGACTTCGGCACGCAGACAGATGTAGAATCCGATGTCCAGGAGCTGCGGGAGAAGCTGCAGGATCAATCAATCGGAGACCAAGGTACCACGAAGGACCGGAAGGACACGACGAACGCCAACCGAAGAAACGTTGACAA ATCGAGTCCCGGTGAAGAAATCCCTATGAAAGCACTTCCGCGATCCAAATCGCAGCCCAGAACCACGATCGATAGCAGACCGCGATGGAACGCCAATCG CCCAGGGACACGATATCGAACGCAAAGCGAAAAAGATCCGCACTATCAGAGACGATTGCGATTAAGAAGGCGACAAATCGAATCCAGCGACGAAGGGTCCAG ATCTCCGTCCCCCGACCGGCGAAAATCAAGTAACGGAAAATCAAAGAGCCGAAACACCGTCAGGCGTAAGGCAAAACCCGAGAACTACGACGCCGACCTATCGATGGACAGTCTAAATTCCGTTGTGCCTCTGCGGATCGATAAAGACGGGAAAATTAACATTGAGGAGCGTGCCGAGAAATTACGGTCGAAAAACGATGCGAATCATGCAAAACGACCGGATGACGATAGCTCTAATGTCTGGTGCGGACAAGAAATTTTGTCCAAACTAACGTCATTGAGAAGC GGACTTCTGATGAAGCAGATCGAGTGGGATTCCGAGCGATGTCTGGTCTCACCCGCTGcatccgaaattttttaa
- the LOC139815310 gene encoding uncharacterized protein isoform X3, whose product MTGRTSLVEQKRLQWARERDEKYFFIYTEEMARLGVNWGTLKSNSTYNRTHIRTYSNEVRLSLGEIKDRPSAQPFRTAGHYGSTISLKSLATESSGNGNSNLKCLDYSGGSLINLRDQVETSPVRRRSPSLPPIFNKEQQQYFCQLEQQQRDFGVEGSRYQSQKSQKLEHRRHRPNEHRESQKEARHYGSPGEEREGETSGYASDSVDVPQAGQRALPDKAASRMEMTEKTWQNPYCTTPESSLPPSRRLSPGRMGELNRPRWGSVWGQDAARGDPPPPSWLSRLGQSSQVLVINHDSASSPDSSTTGSTGSDINKVSYLRGQNIPVDAQILQERETRRQKALELQTAIKQQLEEKDRQRKEEKERRMREERLEEERIRRERERDRERFEEEQRMIREKEEAKLRKAQAMREVLEAAERLAKEERKNRRKREETTDEDTDVVTRSCNESNAIANVNDKREEQNCSQAQKQSANLTNYPEEKSGPKDAKEADNRESETDKDPREVCSRMNYADKSEDTTLDLNPRSLQVPVSKDVAIVLSGRLEDPEILSRANLQLVNLVMTPSPRRFSENAADYLSLGLNAIMRNTGSPRNPRRSSRDTSSVVVENRLLTPSKYRTPAGRDFGTQTDVESDVQELREKLQDQSIGDQGTTKDRKDTTNANRRNVDKSSPGEEIPMKALPRSKSQPRTTIDSRPRWNANRPGTRYRTQSEKDPHYQRRLRLRRRQIESSDEGSRSPSPDRRKSSNGKSKSRNTVRRKAKPENYDADLSMDSLNSVVPLRIDKDGKINIEERAEKLRSKNDANHAKRPDDDSSNVWCGQEILSKLTSLRSGLLMKQIEWDSERCLVSPAASEIF is encoded by the exons ATGACCGGGAGAACGTCACTGGTGGAACAGAAGAGACTCCAGTGGGCGAGGGAAAGGG ACgagaagtatttttttatctatacaGAAGAAATGGCTCGTCTTGGCGTTAATTGGGGAACCCTGAAGTCTAATAGCACGTACAACCGCACCCATATCCG TACTTACTCGAACGAAGTCCGATTGTCTTTGGGGGAAATAAAGGATAGGCCTTCGGCGCAACCCTTCCGTACCGCCGGACATTACGGGAGCACCATCAGTCTGAAAAGTCTGGCAACGGAAAGTTCCGGGAATGGCAATAGCAACCTCAAGTGTCTTGACTATAGCGGCGGCAGTTTAATTAATCTTCGGGACCAGGTGGAGACTTCGCCAGTCAGACGCAGGAGCCCCAGTCTACCTCCGATTTTCAACAAGGAGCAACAGCAGTATTTCTGCCAGCTG GAACAACAGCAGCGTGACTTCGGCGTGGAGGGATCGCGATACCAGTCACAGAAATCGCAAAAACTGGAACACCGTCGCCATCGACCCAACGAGCATCGCGAGAGCCAAAAAGAGGCACGACATTACGGCTCGCCGGGCGAGGAGCGCGAAGGCGAGACTTCCGGTTACGCCAGCGATTCCGTGGATGTGCCACAGGCAGGGCAAA GAGCTCTACCTGACAAAGCAGCAAGCAGGATGGAAATGACGGAGAAAACGTGGCAAAATCCTTATTGCACCACCCCTGAAAGTTCACTGCCACCATCGAGGAGGCTCTCGCCGGGCAGAATGGGTGAACTCAACAGGCCAAGGTGGGGCAGTGTTTGGGGTCAAGACGCAGCGAGAGGCGACCCACCGCCGCCCTCCTGGCTATCAAGATTAGGACAGTCGAGCCAA GTTCTGGTAATCAATCACGACAGCGCGAGCAGCCCGGACAGTTCAACGACTGGCTCGACCGGCTCTGACATCAATAAAGTATCTTACCTTCGGGGTCAGAATATTCCAGTGGACGCGCAGATTCTTCAGGAACGGGAAACGAGACGGCAGAAAGCGCTGGAACTTCAGACTGCCATCAAGCAGCAGCTCGAGGAGAAGGACAGGCagaggaaagaggagaaagagcgGCGGATGAGGGAGGAGAGGTTGGAAGAGGAACGAAttcggcgagagagagaaagagacagagaaag ATTCGAGGAGGAGCAACGGATGATACGCGAGAAGGAGGAGGCAAAGCTGAGGAAGGCGCAGGCGATGCGCGAGGTCCTGGAAGCTGCGGAGCGGCTGGCGAAGGAAGAACGGAAGAATCGGCGGAAGCGAGAGGAGACCACCGACGAGGACACCGACGTCGTGACGCGGTCTTGCAACGAATCGAACGCGATCGCGAATGTGAACGACAAACGCGAAGAACAGAATTGCTCGCAGGCACAGAAACAAAGCGCGAACTTGACCAATTATCCCGAGGAAAAGTCCGGCCCGAAGGACGCCAAGGAAGCCGACAATCGAGAAAGCGAGACCGACAAAGATCCGAGGGAAGTTTGTTCACGGATGAATTACGCGGACAAGTCGGAAGATACCACGCTGGACCTGAACCCGAGATCCCTCCAGGTTCCCGTGAGCAAGGACGTGGCAATCGTGCTGAGCGGCCGACTGGAGGATCCAGAGATCCTGAGCAGGGCAAATCTGCAGCTGGTGAATTTGGTGATGACGCCAAGCCCGCGCAGATTCTCGGAGAACGCCGCGGATTATCTCTCGCTGGGGCTCAACGCGATCATGAGGAATACTGGAAGTCCTAGAAATCCGAGGAGGTCCTCGAGGGACACCTCGTCGGTCGTCGTAGAGAACAGACTGTTGACGCCGAGCAAGTACAGAACGCCGGCCGGCCGGGACTTCGGCACGCAGACAGATGTAGAATCCGATGTCCAGGAGCTGCGGGAGAAGCTGCAGGATCAATCAATCGGAGACCAAGGTACCACGAAGGACCGGAAGGACACGACGAACGCCAACCGAAGAAACGTTGACAA ATCGAGTCCCGGTGAAGAAATCCCTATGAAAGCACTTCCGCGATCCAAATCGCAGCCCAGAACCACGATCGATAGCAGACCGCGATGGAACGCCAATCG CCCAGGGACACGATATCGAACGCAAAGCGAAAAAGATCCGCACTATCAGAGACGATTGCGATTAAGAAGGCGACAAATCGAATCCAGCGACGAAGGGTCCAG ATCTCCGTCCCCCGACCGGCGAAAATCAAGTAACGGAAAATCAAAGAGCCGAAACACCGTCAGGCGTAAGGCAAAACCCGAGAACTACGACGCCGACCTATCGATGGACAGTCTAAATTCCGTTGTGCCTCTGCGGATCGATAAAGACGGGAAAATTAACATTGAGGAGCGTGCCGAGAAATTACGGTCGAAAAACGATGCGAATCATGCAAAACGACCGGATGACGATAGCTCTAATGTCTGGTGCGGACAAGAAATTTTGTCCAAACTAACGTCATTGAGAAGC GGACTTCTGATGAAGCAGATCGAGTGGGATTCCGAGCGATGTCTGGTCTCACCCGCTGcatccgaaattttttaa
- the LOC139815310 gene encoding uncharacterized protein isoform X1: protein MTGRTSLVEQKRLQWARERDEKYFFIYTEEMARLGVNWGTLKSNSTYNRTHIRTYSNEVRLSLGEIKDRPSAQPFRTAGHYGSTISLKSLATESSGNGNSNLKCLDYSGGSLINLRDQVETSPVRRRSPSLPPIFNKEQQQYFCQLEQQQRDFGVEGSRYQSQKSQKLEHRRHRPNEHRESQKEARHYGSPGEEREGETSGYASDSVDVPQAGQRALPDKAASRMEMTEKTWQNPYCTTPESSLPPSRRLSPGRMGELNRPRWGSVWGQDAARGDPPPPSWLSRLGQSSQVLVINHDSASSPDSSTTGSTGSDINKVSYLRGQNIPVDAQILQERETRRQKALELQTAIKQQLEEKDRQRKEEKERRMREERLEEERIRRERERDRERFEEEQRMIREKEEAKLRKAQAMREVLEAAERLAKEERKNRRKREETTDEDTDVVTRSCNESNAIANVNDKREEQNCSQAQKQSANLTNYPEEKSGPKDAKEADNRESETDKDPREVCSRMNYADKSEDTTLDLNPRSLQVPVSKDVAIVLSGRLEDPEILSRANLQLVNLVMTPSPRRFSENAADYLSLGLNAIMRNTGSPRNPRRSSRDTSSVVVENRLLTPSKYRTPAGRDFGTQTDVESDVQELREKLQDQSIGDQGTTKDRKDTTNANRRNVDNSIISLMIVKTLCHEMSVDPREESTQSSPGEEIPMKALPRSKSQPRTTIDSRPRWNANRPGTRYRTQSEKDPHYQRRLRLRRRQIESSDEGSRSPSPDRRKSSNGKSKSRNTVRRKAKPENYDADLSMDSLNSVVPLRIDKDGKINIEERAEKLRSKNDANHAKRPDDDSSNVWCGQEILSKLTSLRSGLLMKQIEWDSERCLVSPAASEIF from the exons ATGACCGGGAGAACGTCACTGGTGGAACAGAAGAGACTCCAGTGGGCGAGGGAAAGGG ACgagaagtatttttttatctatacaGAAGAAATGGCTCGTCTTGGCGTTAATTGGGGAACCCTGAAGTCTAATAGCACGTACAACCGCACCCATATCCG TACTTACTCGAACGAAGTCCGATTGTCTTTGGGGGAAATAAAGGATAGGCCTTCGGCGCAACCCTTCCGTACCGCCGGACATTACGGGAGCACCATCAGTCTGAAAAGTCTGGCAACGGAAAGTTCCGGGAATGGCAATAGCAACCTCAAGTGTCTTGACTATAGCGGCGGCAGTTTAATTAATCTTCGGGACCAGGTGGAGACTTCGCCAGTCAGACGCAGGAGCCCCAGTCTACCTCCGATTTTCAACAAGGAGCAACAGCAGTATTTCTGCCAGCTG GAACAACAGCAGCGTGACTTCGGCGTGGAGGGATCGCGATACCAGTCACAGAAATCGCAAAAACTGGAACACCGTCGCCATCGACCCAACGAGCATCGCGAGAGCCAAAAAGAGGCACGACATTACGGCTCGCCGGGCGAGGAGCGCGAAGGCGAGACTTCCGGTTACGCCAGCGATTCCGTGGATGTGCCACAGGCAGGGCAAA GAGCTCTACCTGACAAAGCAGCAAGCAGGATGGAAATGACGGAGAAAACGTGGCAAAATCCTTATTGCACCACCCCTGAAAGTTCACTGCCACCATCGAGGAGGCTCTCGCCGGGCAGAATGGGTGAACTCAACAGGCCAAGGTGGGGCAGTGTTTGGGGTCAAGACGCAGCGAGAGGCGACCCACCGCCGCCCTCCTGGCTATCAAGATTAGGACAGTCGAGCCAA GTTCTGGTAATCAATCACGACAGCGCGAGCAGCCCGGACAGTTCAACGACTGGCTCGACCGGCTCTGACATCAATAAAGTATCTTACCTTCGGGGTCAGAATATTCCAGTGGACGCGCAGATTCTTCAGGAACGGGAAACGAGACGGCAGAAAGCGCTGGAACTTCAGACTGCCATCAAGCAGCAGCTCGAGGAGAAGGACAGGCagaggaaagaggagaaagagcgGCGGATGAGGGAGGAGAGGTTGGAAGAGGAACGAAttcggcgagagagagaaagagacagagaaag ATTCGAGGAGGAGCAACGGATGATACGCGAGAAGGAGGAGGCAAAGCTGAGGAAGGCGCAGGCGATGCGCGAGGTCCTGGAAGCTGCGGAGCGGCTGGCGAAGGAAGAACGGAAGAATCGGCGGAAGCGAGAGGAGACCACCGACGAGGACACCGACGTCGTGACGCGGTCTTGCAACGAATCGAACGCGATCGCGAATGTGAACGACAAACGCGAAGAACAGAATTGCTCGCAGGCACAGAAACAAAGCGCGAACTTGACCAATTATCCCGAGGAAAAGTCCGGCCCGAAGGACGCCAAGGAAGCCGACAATCGAGAAAGCGAGACCGACAAAGATCCGAGGGAAGTTTGTTCACGGATGAATTACGCGGACAAGTCGGAAGATACCACGCTGGACCTGAACCCGAGATCCCTCCAGGTTCCCGTGAGCAAGGACGTGGCAATCGTGCTGAGCGGCCGACTGGAGGATCCAGAGATCCTGAGCAGGGCAAATCTGCAGCTGGTGAATTTGGTGATGACGCCAAGCCCGCGCAGATTCTCGGAGAACGCCGCGGATTATCTCTCGCTGGGGCTCAACGCGATCATGAGGAATACTGGAAGTCCTAGAAATCCGAGGAGGTCCTCGAGGGACACCTCGTCGGTCGTCGTAGAGAACAGACTGTTGACGCCGAGCAAGTACAGAACGCCGGCCGGCCGGGACTTCGGCACGCAGACAGATGTAGAATCCGATGTCCAGGAGCTGCGGGAGAAGCTGCAGGATCAATCAATCGGAGACCAAGGTACCACGAAGGACCGGAAGGACACGACGAACGCCAACCGAAGAAACGTTGACAA TTCGATAATAAGCTTGATGATCGTAAAGACGCTTTGTCATGAAATGTCTGTCGATCCGCGCGAGGAAAGTACCCA ATCGAGTCCCGGTGAAGAAATCCCTATGAAAGCACTTCCGCGATCCAAATCGCAGCCCAGAACCACGATCGATAGCAGACCGCGATGGAACGCCAATCG CCCAGGGACACGATATCGAACGCAAAGCGAAAAAGATCCGCACTATCAGAGACGATTGCGATTAAGAAGGCGACAAATCGAATCCAGCGACGAAGGGTCCAG ATCTCCGTCCCCCGACCGGCGAAAATCAAGTAACGGAAAATCAAAGAGCCGAAACACCGTCAGGCGTAAGGCAAAACCCGAGAACTACGACGCCGACCTATCGATGGACAGTCTAAATTCCGTTGTGCCTCTGCGGATCGATAAAGACGGGAAAATTAACATTGAGGAGCGTGCCGAGAAATTACGGTCGAAAAACGATGCGAATCATGCAAAACGACCGGATGACGATAGCTCTAATGTCTGGTGCGGACAAGAAATTTTGTCCAAACTAACGTCATTGAGAAGC GGACTTCTGATGAAGCAGATCGAGTGGGATTCCGAGCGATGTCTGGTCTCACCCGCTGcatccgaaattttttaa